In Silurus meridionalis isolate SWU-2019-XX chromosome 29, ASM1480568v1, whole genome shotgun sequence, one DNA window encodes the following:
- the nog1 gene encoding noggin-1 encodes MMVTVMMYALIVMLALRTEEGACQHYYLLRPVPSDSLPLVELKEDPDPALDPRERDLNETELRSVLGSDLDSRFLSVTPPPPPSSSQAKEREDDEHAERGVFPDGPMPAHIRALDLDAPPFAAAGARRRKAGRKLKRRLQMWLWARSACPVSYTWTDLGSRFWPRYARVGSCRNERSCSVPEGMMCTPAGSSRVTLLRWRCARRRGGLRCAWIPMQYPIITECKCACSN; translated from the coding sequence ATGATGGTGACGGTGATGATGTACGCGCTGATCGTGATGCTCGCGTTACGCACCGAGGAGGGCGCGTGCCAGCACTACTACCTGCTCCGGCCGGTGCCGAGCGACAGCCTGCCGCTCGTGGAGCTCAAGGAGGACCCTGACCCCGCGCTGGACCCGCGCGAGCGCGACCTGAACGAGACCGAGCTGCGGAGCGTGCTGGGCAGCGACTTGGACTCGCGTTTCCTCTCCGTgacgccgccgccgccgccgtcGTCGTCGCAGGCGAAGGAACGCGAGGACGACGAGCACGCGGAGCGCGGTGTGTTCCCCGACGGCCCCATGCCGGCGCACATCCGCGCGCTGGACCTTGACGCGCCGCCGTTCGCCGCGGCCGGCGCGCGCCGGCGCAAGGCGGGCCGCAAGCTGAAACGGCGGCTGCAGATGTGGCTTTGGGCGCGCTCGGCGTGCCCTGTGTCCTACACGTGGACGGACCTCGGCAGCCGCTTCTGGCCGCGTTACGCGCGCGTGGGAAGCTGCCGCAACGAGCGCTCGTGCTCCGTGCCCGAGGGCATGATGTGCACGCCGGCGGGCTCGTCGCGCGTCACGCTCCTGCGCTGGAGGTGCGCGCGCCGCCGGGGCGGCCTCAGGTGCGCGTGGATTCCCATGCAGTACCCCATCATCACCGAGTGCAAGTGCGCGTGCTCGAACTGA